A stretch of the Polynucleobacter tropicus genome encodes the following:
- a CDS encoding putative toxin-antitoxin system toxin component, PIN family, giving the protein MKTVIFDTNVLLDIFVFNDFRAIHIKAALVDKQLKVLATPKTIEEFADVISRPLFSLNQSTQEQILNEWRNLATIIQDDSLNNAPWQCQDPDDQVFLNLAYTSKPCLLLSKDNELLKLAKKAALEDVVISADYNAI; this is encoded by the coding sequence ATGAAGACCGTTATTTTTGACACCAATGTGTTGCTAGATATATTTGTCTTTAATGACTTTCGAGCAATTCACATCAAGGCTGCTTTAGTAGATAAGCAATTAAAAGTTTTAGCCACACCCAAAACGATTGAGGAATTCGCGGATGTTATCTCTAGACCTCTCTTCTCTTTGAATCAATCTACTCAAGAGCAAATACTTAATGAATGGCGCAATTTAGCCACCATCATCCAGGATGATTCGCTTAATAATGCACCTTGGCAATGCCAAGATCCTGATGATCAGGTCTTCTTAAATCTTGCTTACACCTCAAAGCCTTGTTTATTGCTCAGTAAGGACAATGAACTTCTGAAGCTAGCCAAGAAAGCAGCATTAGAAGACGTAGTCATTAGCGCCGATTACAACGCCATCTAA
- a CDS encoding LLM class flavin-dependent oxidoreductase, whose protein sequence is MANSVPYSILDISPIPQGFTAADALRNSLDVAQHAEQWGYSRYWVAEHHNMTGNASSATAVLVGHIASGTTKIKVGSGGVMLPNHAPLVIAEQFGTLESLYPGRIELGLGRAPGTDQMTARALRRDLLGSDDRFPQDVRELQHYFGPIQDGQSVKAIPGANTHVPIWILGSSLYGAQLAAHFGLPYAFASHFAPDHLLEAMSIYRDLFKPSEQLAKPYSGFVMNVVAADTDEEAQYLFTTLQQNVVRMRRNTRGQLPPPIENLDDFCDPHEQAAAAHTLQCSLVGSLDTIREGMRTWLDRTGANEILFTGQIFDHKARLKSFEIAAQAAQSL, encoded by the coding sequence ATGGCAAATTCTGTTCCGTACTCTATTCTAGATATATCTCCTATTCCCCAAGGATTTACCGCGGCCGATGCTTTGCGCAATTCCTTGGACGTAGCGCAGCATGCAGAGCAGTGGGGCTATTCGCGCTATTGGGTGGCCGAGCACCACAATATGACTGGTAACGCCAGTTCAGCCACGGCTGTATTGGTTGGCCATATCGCTAGTGGCACTACCAAGATTAAAGTGGGTTCTGGCGGGGTGATGCTGCCTAACCACGCGCCTTTAGTGATTGCGGAGCAATTTGGCACACTCGAATCTCTATACCCTGGGAGAATTGAATTGGGGTTGGGTAGGGCGCCTGGTACAGATCAAATGACTGCGAGGGCATTGCGCCGTGATCTATTGGGAAGCGATGATCGCTTTCCTCAAGATGTTCGTGAGTTACAGCACTACTTCGGCCCTATCCAAGATGGGCAGTCTGTAAAAGCAATTCCAGGAGCAAACACCCATGTACCCATTTGGATTTTAGGATCCAGTCTCTATGGTGCCCAGCTAGCCGCGCATTTTGGCTTGCCTTATGCATTCGCATCGCACTTTGCGCCAGATCATTTATTGGAGGCAATGTCGATTTATCGAGACTTATTTAAACCTTCAGAGCAATTGGCAAAGCCGTATTCTGGATTTGTGATGAATGTTGTTGCAGCCGATACAGATGAAGAGGCACAATATCTATTTACAACCTTGCAGCAGAATGTCGTGCGCATGCGTCGTAACACTCGAGGCCAACTGCCGCCACCTATTGAGAATTTAGATGATTTTTGTGATCCCCATGAGCAAGCGGCTGCGGCCCATACCTTGCAATGCTCGTTGGTAGGTTCGCTAGATACCATTCGGGAGGGGATGCGTACATGGCTGGATCGTACGGGTGCCAATGAGATTCTTTTCACAGGGCAAATTTTTGATCACAAGGCACGTCTCAAATCATTTGAGATTGCGGCTCAAGCGGCTCAAAGCCTTTAG
- a CDS encoding AAA family ATPase translates to MVCKLTPSAPRLILFAGHAGTGKSTLAKRALPLIIESTGEDFFFLDKDTVYGAFSAHVMGLTTQNPNDRDSPYYLQNLRDWEYQGLIDITRENLLLGVNVILVGPFSKEIQSGRMFNPEALGIPAQTKISIAWIDLEESEAKSRMEKRDDPRDQWKLAHWDEYAKRRIDPPQHSSIQRFDNLNFNQAKFEELINALIK, encoded by the coding sequence ATGGTCTGCAAACTTACCCCCTCCGCCCCTCGGCTCATCCTTTTCGCAGGACATGCTGGAACAGGTAAATCCACACTAGCTAAAAGAGCTCTGCCTCTTATTATTGAAAGCACTGGCGAAGATTTTTTCTTTTTAGATAAAGACACTGTCTATGGCGCTTTTAGCGCTCATGTGATGGGGCTAACAACCCAGAACCCCAATGATCGCGATAGCCCCTACTATCTTCAAAATTTGAGGGATTGGGAATATCAAGGCTTAATCGATATTACTCGAGAGAATTTGTTGTTGGGTGTCAATGTCATTTTGGTAGGGCCATTTTCAAAAGAGATTCAAAGTGGCCGCATGTTTAACCCTGAAGCACTTGGCATTCCAGCACAAACAAAGATATCCATTGCCTGGATTGATCTTGAAGAAAGCGAAGCAAAGAGTCGAATGGAAAAACGTGATGATCCACGAGATCAATGGAAGCTCGCCCATTGGGATGAATATGCCAAACGCAGGATTGATCCACCCCAGCATTCAAGCATTCAACGATTTGATAATCTGAATTTTAATCAGGCAAAGTTTGAAGAACTCATCAATGCCCTGATCAAATAA
- a CDS encoding SlyX family protein: MTDDRITNLEIKLSFTEDLIEKLNETVYKQQQQIEFLYRELKAIKEQASASGSGGGSLKDEIPPHY, from the coding sequence ATGACCGACGATCGAATTACCAATCTCGAAATCAAACTAAGCTTTACCGAAGATCTCATTGAAAAACTAAATGAGACGGTCTACAAACAGCAGCAACAAATTGAATTTCTCTATAGAGAGCTAAAAGCCATTAAAGAACAGGCTAGCGCTAGCGGCTCAGGTGGCGGCAGCCTTAAAGATGAAATTCCGCCGCATTATTAA
- a CDS encoding phage holin family protein, translating into MGNLTLFLVQWGLTSLSLWVASYIFSGLKFADGGSLLIAALLLGFANAVVKPLLILLTLPLTIVTIGLFLLVVNALVLMLVSALVSGFTISSFWTAFFASIFISIFSLFVSGLIF; encoded by the coding sequence ATGGGCAACCTGACACTGTTTTTAGTTCAATGGGGTCTAACATCCCTCTCTCTATGGGTAGCGAGCTATATTTTTAGTGGCCTGAAGTTTGCTGATGGTGGCTCTCTATTAATTGCAGCCTTACTCTTGGGTTTTGCCAATGCGGTAGTGAAGCCTTTGCTCATCCTACTTACACTCCCATTAACGATTGTGACAATTGGGTTGTTCCTATTGGTAGTTAATGCATTGGTATTGATGCTGGTATCTGCGTTGGTTAGCGGATTTACGATTTCTAGCTTCTGGACCGCTTTCTTCGCAAGCATCTTTATTTCCATCTTCAGCCTATTCGTAAGTGGCCTCATTTTTTAA
- a CDS encoding OmpW/AlkL family protein: MRLKSLVAAMAAVASLVPIAAHAAEENPWMVRVRATDLLWQNGQSNGGTNGLNAGVQTNNVRAKNQWIPEFDISYFFTKNIAAELVLTYPQRVNIYSNLTAGPTGTITALPPSLLLQYHFTDLGAFKPYVGAGVNYTIFSNRNNFSFAAGGTNYPNSLTVNQSSVGAVFQVGADYMLDKNWGMNVDVKYATMSTEVNGAGPLASAGSIGKLTLNPIMPSVGVTYKF; encoded by the coding sequence ATGCGTCTTAAATCACTAGTAGCAGCAATGGCTGCGGTAGCTTCCTTAGTCCCAATCGCAGCACACGCTGCCGAAGAAAATCCTTGGATGGTTCGCGTTCGCGCGACAGACCTGCTTTGGCAGAATGGTCAATCGAATGGCGGAACTAATGGCTTAAATGCAGGCGTTCAAACAAATAATGTGCGAGCCAAAAATCAATGGATTCCGGAATTTGATATTTCTTATTTCTTTACAAAAAATATTGCAGCTGAATTAGTTCTTACTTACCCACAGCGTGTCAATATTTACTCAAATCTAACTGCTGGACCAACAGGTACAATTACTGCTTTGCCTCCATCACTTTTATTGCAATATCACTTTACAGACTTGGGCGCATTTAAGCCTTATGTGGGTGCTGGCGTGAACTACACCATATTTAGCAATAGAAATAACTTTTCCTTTGCGGCTGGCGGAACTAATTACCCAAATTCTCTTACTGTAAACCAATCAAGCGTTGGCGCAGTCTTCCAGGTAGGTGCAGACTATATGTTGGATAAAAATTGGGGTATGAATGTGGATGTTAAATACGCAACGATGAGTACTGAAGTAAATGGTGCGGGTCCGCTAGCTAGTGCTGGTAGCATCGGCAAGTTAACGCTTAATCCCATCATGCCTTCTGTTGGCGTGACTTACAAGTTCTAA
- a CDS encoding YaeQ family protein, translated as MALRATIHKADLHVADSDRHYYGSHSLTIAKHPSETDERMMIRIIAFALQAHEDLVFTKGLSDTDEPDLWIKDLTDQIKLWIEVGQPDERRILKACGRADQVIVYCYGGQTSKIWWDGIANKLTRARNLQVIAIPAEQSQELNKLVERSMVLHVNIQDGEVYVSSDQGQMTITPEIWRSQQD; from the coding sequence ATGGCTCTACGCGCAACTATCCATAAAGCCGACCTTCACGTCGCAGATTCAGACCGCCACTACTACGGCAGTCATTCCCTCACCATTGCAAAACATCCATCTGAAACTGATGAGCGGATGATGATCAGAATCATCGCTTTCGCACTGCAAGCCCATGAAGATTTGGTTTTCACTAAAGGCTTAAGTGATACCGATGAACCAGACCTTTGGATCAAGGACCTCACTGATCAAATCAAACTCTGGATTGAGGTTGGCCAGCCTGATGAACGTCGCATCCTGAAGGCTTGCGGTCGCGCAGATCAGGTCATTGTGTATTGCTATGGCGGTCAAACCAGCAAAATTTGGTGGGACGGCATTGCGAATAAATTAACGCGCGCTCGCAATCTTCAAGTAATTGCCATTCCAGCAGAACAGTCGCAAGAACTCAATAAGCTAGTAGAACGTAGCATGGTGTTACACGTAAACATTCAGGATGGTGAAGTCTATGTATCCTCGGATCAAGGTCAAATGACAATTACCCCAGAAATATGGCGTAGTCAGCAGGATTAA
- the hemN gene encoding oxygen-independent coproporphyrinogen III oxidase codes for MSSSAPQGQTKGNTQEKEVLFHPELLQKFDINGPRYTSYPSADRFHNEFSEQDYLGALKRVAGVNEPLSLYFHLPFCPNICYYCGCNKIITKDHGRSAKYIKYLAKEMAMVCDAMGVNKKIPITQLHWGGGTPTFLSHEEMIELMQHTRQHFDLLPGGEYSIEIDPRRVSEADIKLLADLGFNRISLGVQDFNLAVQEAVHRVQTIEETQAVMDWSRKYGFKSRSVDLIYGLPKQTPETFKETVDAVLKMNPDRLSVYNYAHLPHIFKPQRRIAEADLPPAAAKLDILSNTIERLGEAGYQFIGMDHFAKPDDELAIAQREGKLHRNFQGYSTQAECDLLAFGISSIGKVDDCYSQNVRTLDEYYAALDSGHLPVLRGLRLDQDDLMRRELIGELMCQFNLDTKRFAGQHQIDFQTYFKKEIEELKDLEKAGLLEWREEDIYVPIKGRLLARRVAMTFDRHLRESQAKGTYSKVL; via the coding sequence ATGAGCTCCAGCGCACCTCAAGGACAAACAAAAGGAAATACACAGGAAAAAGAAGTCTTGTTTCATCCTGAGTTGCTCCAGAAATTTGATATCAATGGACCGCGCTATACATCCTATCCAAGCGCCGATCGGTTTCATAATGAATTCTCAGAGCAAGATTATCTGGGGGCTCTCAAGCGAGTAGCAGGCGTTAACGAGCCTTTATCGCTGTATTTTCATTTGCCGTTTTGCCCCAACATTTGTTACTACTGCGGTTGTAACAAAATCATCACTAAAGATCATGGGCGTAGTGCCAAATACATCAAGTACCTGGCAAAAGAAATGGCGATGGTTTGCGATGCAATGGGTGTTAATAAAAAAATTCCCATTACACAACTGCACTGGGGTGGTGGTACACCTACTTTTCTATCTCATGAAGAGATGATTGAGTTAATGCAACATACTCGGCAGCACTTTGACTTATTACCAGGTGGCGAGTATTCCATTGAGATCGATCCGCGTAGAGTGTCCGAGGCAGACATTAAGCTTTTGGCCGATCTTGGCTTTAACCGCATCAGTTTGGGTGTGCAGGATTTCAATTTAGCGGTGCAGGAAGCAGTACATCGCGTTCAAACCATTGAAGAAACCCAGGCTGTAATGGATTGGTCTCGTAAGTATGGCTTTAAATCTCGTAGCGTTGATTTGATTTATGGCTTGCCCAAGCAAACCCCAGAGACTTTTAAAGAAACTGTTGATGCGGTGCTGAAGATGAATCCGGATCGCCTCTCGGTATACAACTACGCTCACTTGCCGCATATTTTTAAACCACAACGTCGTATTGCTGAAGCAGATCTTCCGCCAGCTGCGGCTAAACTGGATATTCTGTCCAACACGATCGAGAGGTTGGGTGAAGCGGGCTATCAATTTATTGGCATGGATCACTTTGCGAAACCTGATGATGAATTGGCGATCGCGCAAAGAGAGGGGAAGTTGCACCGTAACTTCCAGGGTTATTCCACACAAGCCGAGTGCGATCTATTGGCTTTTGGAATTTCTTCTATTGGCAAAGTAGATGACTGCTACTCTCAGAATGTGCGCACTTTGGATGAGTATTACGCTGCGCTAGATTCTGGTCATCTTCCAGTATTGAGGGGTTTGCGCTTAGATCAAGATGATTTAATGCGCCGAGAATTGATCGGCGAGTTAATGTGCCAGTTCAATCTAGATACAAAGCGCTTTGCAGGCCAACACCAGATCGACTTTCAGACATATTTCAAAAAAGAGATAGAAGAGCTTAAAGACCTAGAGAAGGCTGGCCTATTGGAGTGGCGTGAAGAAGATATTTATGTGCCCATTAAAGGCCGCCTACTAGCAAGGCGTGTTGCGATGACATTTGATCGTCATCTAAGAGAGTCACAAGCTAAAGGCACGTACTCCAAAGTGCTTTAG
- a CDS encoding chaperone modulator CbpM produces MTQINTSNITWIEGSVVENEVHMSIVELSHASRTPEDLIMAWVTEGVLSPTGSSPEDWRFSGDSLRRAKTAAHLTHDLELNVPGVALALDLLDEIAQLRSQLHRGD; encoded by the coding sequence ATGACACAAATAAACACAAGCAATATCACTTGGATTGAAGGTAGCGTTGTCGAGAATGAAGTGCATATGAGCATTGTTGAGCTCTCACACGCATCACGTACGCCAGAAGATTTAATCATGGCTTGGGTGACTGAGGGGGTACTAAGCCCTACTGGCTCATCACCAGAAGACTGGCGTTTTAGTGGAGATTCTTTGCGTAGAGCTAAGACTGCCGCTCACCTCACCCACGATCTCGAGTTAAATGTTCCTGGCGTTGCTTTAGCCCTTGATCTGCTCGATGAAATTGCGCAGTTACGCTCACAACTTCATCGCGGCGACTAG
- a CDS encoding ATP-binding cassette domain-containing protein, protein MALIVLTDAKLAFGHVDLLANTAFSLESGERVGLIGRNGTGKSSLLKILAGIEKMDDGLLQYQQELRIAYVPQEPIFEAEETVFEAVSKGVAEAKALREEYEALSVGEWDDAAHHRLDEVQSKLEALSGWNWEQRVHETLDRLHLDADVKISNLSGGTKKRVALARALVEVPDVLLLDEPTNHLDLDSIAWLEELLKEYQGSVILITHDRAFLDNVCTQIVELDRGILRSYPGNFTQYEVLKEQELSAESLANARADKLLAQEEVWIRKGVEARRTRSVARIARLEKLRASRAERRDAMGQVKLAVSAGERSGKIVAELQNVSKSYDKPIVKDFTATILRGDKVGLLGPNGAGKTTLLKLILGTIAPDSGSATMGTRIEVAYFDQMREGLNLNASLEDCISPGSEWIEINGNKKHVKSYLSDFLFAPERTNSPVSTLSGGERNRLLLARLFARPANVLVLDEPTNDLDIDTLDLLEQLLQDYKGTVFLVSHDRYFLDNVVTSIIANEGDGFWREYEGGYEDWKIQKARSEQLRAANQSQKVPARQEPAPTSTPTPKPVAKNNVQKLNGKERQELEGLPALIEELETEQADIGIAMSNPDLYKNEPELAASMQARLSEITDRLDQKLQRWEALLSRSES, encoded by the coding sequence ATGGCTTTAATCGTACTAACTGATGCAAAACTGGCTTTTGGCCATGTAGACCTCCTTGCTAACACTGCTTTTTCTCTCGAATCGGGCGAGCGCGTAGGCTTAATTGGCCGTAACGGCACCGGCAAATCTTCTTTGCTGAAGATCCTAGCTGGCATAGAGAAAATGGATGATGGACTCTTGCAGTATCAGCAAGAGCTTCGTATTGCATATGTTCCTCAAGAGCCTATATTTGAGGCAGAAGAAACAGTATTTGAGGCGGTTTCCAAGGGTGTTGCCGAAGCAAAGGCTTTGCGTGAGGAGTATGAGGCCCTTAGCGTTGGGGAATGGGATGATGCTGCTCATCATCGCTTGGATGAAGTTCAATCCAAACTCGAAGCGTTGAGTGGATGGAACTGGGAGCAGCGCGTTCACGAAACTCTAGATCGCTTGCATTTAGATGCTGACGTCAAAATCAGCAATTTATCTGGCGGTACAAAAAAACGGGTGGCACTTGCTAGGGCATTGGTTGAAGTTCCGGATGTTCTATTGTTAGATGAGCCAACCAACCACTTGGATTTAGATTCGATTGCGTGGCTAGAAGAGCTTCTGAAAGAATATCAAGGCTCTGTGATTCTGATTACACACGATCGAGCATTTTTGGATAATGTTTGTACGCAAATAGTGGAGCTAGATCGTGGAATACTACGCAGCTATCCTGGAAACTTCACGCAATACGAAGTTCTTAAAGAGCAAGAGCTAAGCGCAGAATCTTTGGCCAACGCTAGAGCTGACAAGCTCTTGGCACAAGAAGAGGTTTGGATACGTAAGGGCGTTGAAGCAAGACGCACTCGCAGCGTAGCCCGTATTGCCCGCTTGGAAAAGTTACGCGCCAGTCGCGCTGAGCGGAGAGATGCGATGGGTCAGGTGAAGCTTGCCGTTTCTGCTGGTGAGCGCAGTGGCAAGATTGTTGCCGAGTTACAAAACGTCAGCAAGTCTTACGACAAGCCAATTGTGAAGGATTTCACGGCTACGATATTGCGTGGGGATAAGGTGGGCTTGCTTGGTCCAAATGGCGCCGGCAAAACTACTTTACTGAAATTGATTCTGGGGACGATTGCGCCAGACTCTGGTTCTGCAACCATGGGCACCCGTATTGAAGTAGCCTACTTTGACCAGATGCGCGAAGGTCTTAATCTCAATGCATCTCTAGAAGACTGCATCAGCCCTGGTAGTGAATGGATTGAAATTAATGGCAATAAGAAACACGTTAAAAGTTATTTGAGTGATTTCTTATTCGCGCCAGAGAGAACCAATTCACCGGTAAGTACACTGTCTGGTGGCGAGCGCAATCGCCTTTTATTGGCGCGCTTATTTGCAAGACCTGCAAATGTGCTGGTTTTGGATGAACCAACAAACGATTTAGATATTGATACCCTCGATTTACTCGAGCAATTGTTACAAGATTACAAAGGAACTGTTTTCTTGGTCAGTCATGATCGATATTTCTTGGATAACGTAGTTACTAGCATCATCGCCAATGAAGGCGATGGCTTCTGGCGTGAGTACGAGGGTGGCTACGAAGACTGGAAGATACAAAAAGCACGTTCAGAGCAATTACGTGCAGCCAACCAAAGTCAAAAGGTTCCTGCAAGGCAAGAGCCTGCGCCAACCTCGACCCCAACTCCTAAACCAGTAGCCAAAAATAACGTGCAGAAGCTAAATGGCAAAGAGCGGCAAGAGTTAGAAGGGTTGCCAGCTCTAATTGAAGAGTTGGAGACTGAGCAAGCGGATATTGGAATTGCGATGAGCAATCCTGATTTATATAAGAACGAGCCAGAATTAGCTGCCAGTATGCAGGCGCGCTTGAGTGAGATTACAGATCGGCTTGATCAAAAGTTGCAGCGCTGGGAAGCTTTGCTAAGTCGCTCAGAATCTTAA
- a CDS encoding tripartite tricarboxylate transporter substrate binding protein, translated as MITSMTLGVRLVATFLFGVSALFSSAANSAEAWPTKPIKIIVPFSPGSVQDALARSFSNELGAALGEAVVVENKAGAGGTVGTGIVAKSNPDGYTFLLAAASHNINGSLFTKLSFDPIKDFTGVAYIGTSSYIMMINAEFPAKSVAEFIALAKANPGQYNYASAGNGSASHLAMAYFDSMAGIQLVHIPTKGTGDAITELLAGRAQAVIAANVAALPFANDPRIRFLGVSSEKPSPFVPGVPPIGNTVKGYVFDSWFGLLAPAGTPQEVVNKVQAQMSRILKQPEIIERMKRQGIEIGRLTPSELNQLLVGDYVRMAKVVKASGAKPE; from the coding sequence ATGATCACCAGCATGACTCTAGGAGTTCGCCTAGTAGCGACATTCTTGTTTGGTGTATCTGCTTTATTTAGTTCAGCAGCGAATTCTGCTGAAGCTTGGCCAACTAAGCCAATCAAAATCATCGTTCCTTTTTCGCCGGGTAGTGTTCAGGATGCTCTTGCCCGATCTTTTTCCAATGAGCTTGGTGCCGCCTTGGGCGAAGCCGTAGTTGTGGAAAACAAAGCAGGGGCAGGCGGTACCGTTGGAACAGGAATCGTTGCCAAATCAAACCCTGACGGATATACATTCTTGTTGGCTGCAGCGAGTCACAATATCAACGGTAGTCTTTTTACTAAGTTGAGTTTTGATCCTATTAAAGACTTCACTGGTGTAGCCTATATTGGTACTAGCAGTTACATCATGATGATAAATGCAGAGTTTCCTGCAAAGTCGGTGGCAGAGTTTATTGCTCTTGCAAAAGCAAACCCAGGCCAATACAACTATGCAAGCGCTGGCAATGGCAGTGCCTCGCACTTGGCGATGGCTTACTTTGACAGTATGGCTGGTATTCAGTTGGTGCATATTCCCACCAAAGGAACTGGCGATGCAATTACTGAATTATTAGCAGGTCGTGCTCAAGCAGTGATTGCAGCGAATGTGGCCGCTTTGCCATTTGCAAATGACCCGCGCATTCGGTTTCTTGGAGTCTCTTCAGAGAAGCCTTCGCCATTCGTACCAGGTGTTCCGCCCATTGGCAATACTGTGAAGGGCTATGTTTTTGATAGTTGGTTTGGATTGCTCGCGCCAGCAGGGACTCCACAAGAGGTTGTTAATAAAGTACAGGCGCAAATGAGCAGGATATTGAAACAACCTGAAATTATTGAGCGCATGAAGCGCCAGGGAATTGAGATTGGTCGTTTGACTCCCAGTGAATTAAATCAGCTATTGGTTGGAGACTATGTTCGTATGGCAAAAGTTGTTAAAGCATCAGGCGCAAAGCCTGAATAA
- a CDS encoding NAD(P)/FAD-dependent oxidoreductase: protein MIRITELRLPIDHAPESLEEAILKRLGITAKELISFEIFKRSYDARKNVSLAFIYTVDVSVKSEESVLKKLANDAHIRPSPDTSYHFVAKAPASINSGEVLRPVVIGFGPCGIFAALLLAQMGFKPIVLERGKQVRERTQDTWGLWRKKILNPESNVQFGEGGAGTFSDGKLYSQIKDPKFYGRKVINEFVKAGAPPEIQYVAKPHIGTFRLVGMVEKIRQEIIDLGGEIRFSQKVIGFDIKNEQITGVKIEGHPDLPASHVVLALGHSARDTFKALHDAGVFMEAKPFSVGFRIEHPQSLIDKARLGPHAGNELIGAADYKLVHHAKNGRSVYSFCMCPGGTVVAATSEPNRVVTNGMSQYSRNERNANAGIVVGITPEDYPGGPLAGIEFQRQIESKAFELGGGTYEAPGQLVGDFIEGRPSTEFGRVIPSYKPGVHLTDLAQALPSYAIEAIREALPAFEKQIKGFSMKDAVLTGVETRTSSPLRITRGPNFQSLNIKGLYPAGEGAGYAGGILSAGVDGIKVAEAVALDYLESTH, encoded by the coding sequence ATGATTCGAATTACCGAACTGCGCTTACCAATCGATCACGCTCCTGAATCATTGGAGGAGGCAATATTAAAGCGTCTTGGTATTACCGCAAAAGAATTAATTTCATTTGAAATCTTCAAGCGCAGTTATGACGCCCGCAAGAATGTCTCGCTTGCTTTTATTTATACCGTCGATGTTTCGGTGAAGAGCGAAGAGTCTGTATTAAAGAAATTGGCAAACGATGCTCATATCCGCCCATCGCCAGACACTAGCTATCACTTCGTAGCAAAAGCGCCAGCATCTATTAATTCGGGTGAAGTATTGCGCCCTGTAGTAATTGGGTTTGGCCCATGCGGAATATTTGCTGCTTTGTTGTTGGCCCAGATGGGTTTTAAGCCGATCGTGCTTGAGCGTGGCAAGCAAGTTCGTGAACGCACTCAAGATACTTGGGGCTTATGGCGCAAAAAGATATTGAACCCTGAGTCCAATGTGCAGTTTGGTGAAGGCGGCGCAGGAACCTTTTCTGATGGCAAGCTCTATAGTCAAATTAAAGACCCAAAGTTTTATGGGCGCAAGGTCATCAATGAGTTCGTGAAAGCGGGGGCTCCCCCAGAAATTCAATATGTAGCTAAGCCCCATATCGGCACCTTCCGCTTGGTAGGTATGGTGGAAAAGATTCGCCAAGAAATCATTGATTTGGGTGGTGAAATCCGCTTTTCACAAAAAGTGATTGGCTTCGATATAAAAAATGAGCAAATCACTGGCGTCAAAATTGAGGGGCATCCAGATTTACCAGCCAGTCATGTTGTTCTTGCCTTGGGACATAGTGCGCGCGATACTTTTAAAGCATTGCATGATGCTGGCGTCTTTATGGAGGCCAAGCCATTTTCAGTAGGATTCCGTATTGAGCATCCGCAGTCCTTAATTGATAAGGCGCGTTTAGGTCCTCATGCCGGCAATGAGTTAATTGGTGCCGCCGACTACAAGTTAGTTCACCATGCCAAGAATGGACGCTCTGTCTATAGCTTCTGTATGTGCCCTGGCGGAACTGTGGTTGCTGCAACATCAGAGCCTAATCGCGTTGTGACCAATGGTATGAGCCAGTATTCTCGGAATGAGCGCAATGCTAATGCGGGGATCGTAGTTGGCATTACGCCAGAAGACTATCCAGGTGGTCCGTTAGCGGGAATAGAATTTCAGCGCCAAATTGAATCAAAAGCGTTTGAGCTTGGCGGTGGAACCTATGAAGCGCCAGGCCAATTGGTGGGGGACTTTATCGAAGGTAGGCCATCAACTGAGTTTGGCAGAGTGATTCCATCTTACAAGCCTGGAGTTCATTTAACGGATTTGGCTCAAGCATTGCCGTCATATGCAATCGAAGCCATTCGAGAAGCTTTACCTGCTTTTGAAAAGCAGATTAAGGGCTTTTCAATGAAGGATGCTGTATTGACTGGGGTTGAGACTAGAACTTCTTCGCCATTACGTATTACACGTGGACCCAATTTCCAGAGTCTTAATATCAAAGGCCTATATCCTGCAGGAGAGGGTGCTGGTTATGCAGGTGGAATCTTGTCAGCTGGCGTCGATGGGATTAAAGTAGCAGAAGCAGTAGCACTAGATTATTTAGAATCCACACACTAA